One window of Uloborus diversus isolate 005 chromosome 3, Udiv.v.3.1, whole genome shotgun sequence genomic DNA carries:
- the LOC129219144 gene encoding protein GVQW3-like, with protein sequence MGRTIEQRVNIKFYVKLKKTPTKTLQMINKVYGEEALSRTLVFQFHKNFREDCDNVHDEQRAGRPSTSHTDSNVQKVRDVLNTDRRLSIRAIAKEVGIDMMTVHDIVPERSGHEKDLCKAGAKTPDG encoded by the coding sequence ATGGGGCGTACGATCGAGCAACGTGTTAACATCAAATTTTATGTCAAACTCAAGAAAACGCCTAcgaaaactcttcaaatgatcAATAAGGTTTATGGTGAGGAAGCTTTATCCAGAACTTTAGTCTTCCAGTTTCATAAGAATTTCCGAGAGGACTGCGACAACGTCCACGACGAACAACGCGCCGGACGTCCATCAACCAGTCACACGGACTCAAATGTGCAAAAAGTGCGTGACGTGTTGAACACTGATCGTCGTCTGAGCATCCGAGCAATCGCAAAAGAGGTCGGGATCGATATGATGACCGTTCACGACATTGTCCCAGAACGATCTGGGCATGAGAAGGATCTGTGCAAAGCTGGTGCCAAAACACCTGACGGATAA